In Cupriavidus basilensis, the following proteins share a genomic window:
- a CDS encoding DUF883 family protein, translating to MSNTGSALREVDSLLVPATNATNAPGAPAADAPGKVQERLKKAKKKIADVQYVVVEKSRHTARVADDYVHESPWTAIGVAAAVGVLIGWLIDRR from the coding sequence ATGTCGAATACCGGTAGCGCCCTGCGTGAAGTCGATAGCCTGTTGGTGCCTGCCACCAATGCCACCAATGCCCCCGGCGCGCCGGCCGCGGATGCGCCGGGCAAGGTGCAGGAACGCCTGAAGAAGGCAAAGAAAAAAATCGCCGATGTGCAATACGTCGTCGTGGAAAAGAGCCGCCACACGGCGCGCGTCGCGGACGACTATGTGCATGAAAGCCCGTGGACGGCTATCGGCGTGGCTGCCGCTGTCGGCGTGCTGATTGGCTGGCTGATCGACCGACGATAA
- the aspA gene encoding aspartate ammonia-lyase has translation MTAGTFRTEHDLLGDCEVPADVYYGVHTLRAVENFPITGTPISIYPELIKALAYIKQAAALANHELGLLDEPRCDAIVAACAELLGGKLHDQFVVDVIQGGAGTSTNMNANEVIANRALELMGHNKGEYQYLHPNEQVNIGQSTNDVYPSALKVATWFGILGLVDAMGVLRRAFERKAEEFSHVLKMGRTQLQDAVPMTLGQEFSTYAVMLGEDEERLREAALLICEINMGATAIGTGITAHPDYAPLILKRLKEITGIPLMTAPNLIEATQDCGAFVQLSGVLKRVAVKLSKTCNDLRLLSSGPRAGLGEINLPAMQAGSSIMPGKVNPVIPEVVNQIAFEVIGNDITVSFAAEAGQLQLNAFEPIIAHSLFKSVSHLRNGCLTLAERCVNGITANEERLRATVENSIGIVTALNPYIGYANATAVAQEAHATGGSVYEIVLQKGLLTRDELDQILRPEVLTQPTPLSLAPRAR, from the coding sequence ATGACCGCTGGAACCTTTAGAACCGAACATGACCTCCTGGGCGATTGCGAGGTCCCGGCCGACGTCTACTACGGTGTGCACACCCTGCGCGCGGTGGAGAACTTCCCGATCACCGGCACCCCCATCTCCATCTACCCCGAGCTCATCAAGGCCCTGGCTTACATCAAGCAGGCTGCCGCGCTGGCCAACCACGAACTGGGCCTGCTCGACGAGCCCCGCTGCGACGCCATCGTCGCCGCCTGCGCGGAACTGCTGGGCGGCAAGCTGCACGATCAGTTTGTCGTCGACGTGATCCAGGGCGGCGCCGGCACCTCGACCAACATGAACGCCAACGAGGTCATCGCCAACCGCGCGCTCGAACTCATGGGGCACAACAAGGGCGAGTACCAGTACCTGCACCCGAACGAGCAGGTCAACATTGGCCAGAGCACCAACGACGTCTACCCGTCCGCCCTCAAGGTCGCCACCTGGTTCGGCATCCTGGGCCTGGTCGATGCCATGGGCGTGCTGCGGCGCGCATTCGAGCGCAAGGCCGAAGAGTTCAGCCACGTCCTGAAAATGGGCCGCACCCAGTTGCAGGACGCCGTGCCGATGACGCTGGGCCAGGAGTTCAGCACCTACGCCGTGATGCTCGGCGAGGACGAGGAGCGGCTGCGCGAAGCCGCGCTGCTGATCTGCGAGATCAACATGGGCGCCACCGCCATCGGCACCGGCATCACCGCACACCCGGACTACGCGCCGCTGATCCTCAAGCGGCTCAAGGAAATCACCGGCATTCCGCTGATGACCGCGCCGAACCTGATCGAGGCCACGCAGGATTGCGGCGCCTTTGTGCAGCTCTCCGGCGTGCTCAAGCGCGTGGCGGTCAAGCTCTCCAAGACCTGCAACGACCTGCGGCTGCTGTCCAGCGGCCCGCGCGCCGGGCTGGGCGAGATCAACCTGCCGGCCATGCAGGCAGGGTCCAGCATCATGCCGGGCAAGGTGAATCCGGTCATTCCGGAGGTGGTCAACCAGATCGCGTTCGAGGTCATCGGCAACGACATCACCGTCAGCTTCGCTGCCGAAGCCGGCCAGCTGCAACTCAATGCCTTCGAGCCGATCATCGCGCACAGCCTGTTCAAGAGCGTGAGTCATCTGCGCAACGGCTGCCTCACGCTGGCCGAGCGCTGCGTCAACGGCATCACCGCCAACGAAGAGCGCCTGCGCGCCACGGTCGAGAACTCCATCGGCATCGTGACGGCCCTGAACCCGTATATCGGCTATGCCAATGCCACCGCCGTGGCGCAAGAGGCCCATGCCACGGGCGGCAGCGTGTACGAGATCGTGCTGCAAAAGGGCTTGCTGACCCGGGATGAACTGGACCAGATCCTGCGCCCGGAAGTGCTGACGCAGCCGACCCCGCTGAGCCTGGCGCCCCGCGCACGCTGA
- the aceE gene encoding pyruvate dehydrogenase (acetyl-transferring), homodimeric type, which yields MSAREAGDLDPIETAEWLESLQAVTQHRGAERANQLVNTLVDEARRDGLYVPRSLTTGYRNTIAPKDEAQSTGDRAIEHRLRSIIRWNAMAIILRANKESSELGGHIASFQSAATLYDIGFGHFWHAPTDTHGGDLLYIQGHSAPGIYARAFVEGRLTEQQLLGYRQETGGTGLSSYPHPWLMPDFWQFPTVSMGLGPLMSIYQARFLKYLQGRGLADTAARKVWAFMGDGEMDEPESLGAISLAGRERLDNLIFVINCNLQRLDGPVRGNGKIIQELESVFRGAGWNVIKVVWGGGWDKLLAKDKSGLLLKRMEECVDGEYQDFKSKSGAYVREHFFGKYEELKALVADMSDDEIWGLTRGGHDPEKVFAAYAAAVKHTGEPTLILAKTVKGYGMGESGEGQMIAHQAKKMTQDALRGFRDRFQIPVSDEQLADVPFIKPAEDSPEMQYLRARRAALGGYLPARRSKSASLEIPPLSNFQRLLDSTGEREISTTMAFVQMLGTLVRDKAIGKHVVPIVPDESRTFGMEGMFRQLGIYSSVGQLYKPQDADQLMYYRESKDGQVLQEGINEGGAMSSWIVAATSYSTSNVPMIPFYIYYSMFGLQRVGDLAWLAGDIRARGFLLGGTAGRTTLNGEGLQHEDGHSHIIAGTIPNCVSYDPTFAYEVVTIVREGMRRMYEQQEDVYYYITLMNENYTHPGLAEAGAGAGAEEGILKGLYLLKDGGKAGKGGLRVQLMGSGTILREVIAAAELLKADFNVTADIWSAPSYNELRRDGMAAERWNLLHPTEPRRKSWVEASLAGHDGPVIASTDYMRNYADQVREYVHAAGRRYVVLGTDGFGRSDYRAKLRSFFEVDRYHVAVAALKALCDDGAIRPAVVAEAIARYGVDSERAAPWTV from the coding sequence ATGAGCGCACGAGAAGCGGGCGATCTCGATCCTATCGAGACCGCGGAATGGCTGGAGTCCTTGCAAGCGGTGACCCAACACCGCGGAGCCGAGCGCGCTAACCAGCTGGTCAATACGCTGGTGGACGAGGCGCGGCGCGATGGCCTCTATGTGCCGCGCTCCCTGACCACGGGCTACCGCAACACCATCGCCCCCAAGGACGAAGCGCAATCGACCGGCGACCGCGCCATCGAGCATCGCCTGCGCTCGATCATCCGCTGGAACGCCATGGCGATCATCCTGCGCGCCAACAAGGAATCGTCGGAGCTGGGTGGCCACATCGCCAGCTTCCAGTCGGCGGCCACGCTCTACGACATCGGCTTTGGCCATTTCTGGCACGCGCCCACCGACACCCACGGCGGCGACCTGCTCTACATCCAGGGCCACAGCGCGCCGGGCATCTATGCCCGCGCCTTTGTCGAAGGACGGCTCACCGAGCAGCAGTTGCTGGGCTACCGCCAAGAGACCGGGGGCACCGGGCTGTCCTCCTACCCGCACCCCTGGCTGATGCCGGATTTCTGGCAGTTCCCCACCGTGTCGATGGGCCTGGGGCCGCTGATGTCGATCTACCAGGCACGCTTCCTCAAGTACCTGCAAGGCCGTGGCCTGGCGGACACGGCGGCGCGCAAGGTCTGGGCCTTCATGGGCGACGGCGAGATGGACGAGCCCGAATCGCTGGGCGCGATCTCGCTGGCCGGCCGCGAGCGGCTGGACAACCTGATCTTCGTCATCAATTGCAACCTGCAGCGCCTGGACGGTCCGGTGCGCGGCAACGGCAAGATCATCCAGGAGCTGGAGTCGGTCTTCCGCGGCGCCGGCTGGAACGTGATCAAGGTGGTCTGGGGCGGCGGCTGGGACAAGCTGCTGGCCAAGGACAAGAGCGGCCTGCTGCTAAAGCGCATGGAGGAATGCGTCGACGGCGAGTACCAGGATTTCAAGAGCAAGAGCGGCGCTTATGTGCGCGAGCACTTCTTTGGCAAGTACGAGGAACTCAAGGCACTGGTTGCCGACATGAGCGATGACGAGATCTGGGGCCTCACGCGCGGCGGCCACGATCCCGAGAAGGTGTTTGCGGCCTACGCGGCAGCCGTGAAGCACACCGGCGAGCCGACGCTGATCCTGGCCAAGACGGTCAAGGGCTATGGCATGGGCGAATCCGGCGAAGGCCAGATGATCGCCCACCAGGCCAAGAAGATGACGCAGGACGCCCTGCGCGGCTTCCGCGACCGCTTCCAGATTCCGGTCAGCGACGAGCAACTGGCCGACGTGCCCTTCATCAAGCCGGCCGAGGACAGCCCGGAGATGCAGTACCTGCGCGCCCGGCGCGCGGCGCTGGGCGGCTACCTGCCGGCCCGCCGCAGCAAGTCGGCCTCGCTGGAGATCCCGCCGCTGTCCAACTTCCAGCGCCTGCTGGACAGCACCGGCGAGCGCGAGATCTCCACCACCATGGCCTTCGTGCAGATGCTGGGCACGCTGGTCAGGGACAAGGCCATCGGCAAGCATGTGGTGCCCATCGTGCCTGACGAATCGCGCACCTTCGGCATGGAAGGCATGTTCCGCCAGCTGGGCATCTATTCGTCGGTCGGCCAGCTCTACAAGCCGCAGGATGCCGACCAGCTGATGTACTACCGCGAGTCCAAGGACGGCCAGGTGCTGCAAGAAGGGATCAACGAGGGCGGCGCGATGTCCAGCTGGATCGTGGCCGCGACCTCGTACAGCACGAGCAACGTGCCGATGATCCCGTTCTACATCTACTACTCGATGTTCGGGCTGCAGCGGGTGGGCGACCTGGCGTGGCTGGCGGGCGATATCCGCGCGCGCGGCTTCTTGCTGGGCGGCACCGCCGGGCGCACCACGCTCAACGGGGAAGGCCTGCAGCACGAGGACGGCCACAGCCACATCATCGCCGGCACCATCCCGAACTGTGTCTCCTACGACCCCACCTTCGCCTATGAAGTGGTGACCATCGTGCGCGAGGGCATGCGCCGCATGTACGAGCAGCAGGAAGATGTGTACTACTACATCACCCTGATGAACGAGAACTACACGCACCCTGGGCTGGCCGAAGCGGGCGCGGGCGCCGGCGCCGAGGAAGGCATTCTCAAGGGCCTCTACCTGCTCAAGGACGGCGGCAAGGCCGGCAAGGGCGGGCTGCGCGTGCAGCTGATGGGCAGCGGCACCATCCTGCGCGAGGTGATCGCGGCGGCCGAGCTGCTCAAGGCGGACTTCAACGTCACCGCCGACATCTGGAGCGCCCCCAGCTACAACGAGCTGCGCCGCGACGGCATGGCCGCTGAGCGCTGGAACCTGCTGCACCCCACCGAGCCACGCCGCAAGAGCTGGGTCGAGGCGAGCCTGGCGGGCCATGACGGCCCGGTGATCGCCTCCACCGACTACATGCGCAACTACGCCGACCAGGTGCGCGAGTACGTGCACGCCGCCGGGCGCCGCTACGTGGTGCTGGGCACCGATGGCTTTGGCCGCAGCGACTACCGCGCCAAGCTGCGCAGCTTTTTCGAGGTGGACCGCTACCACGTGGCCGTGGCCGCGCTCAAGGCGCTGTGCGATGACGGCGCGATCAGGCCCGCGGTGGTGGCCGAGGCCATTGCCAGGTACGGGGTGGATAGCGAGCGCGCAGCGCCGTGGACGGTCTGA
- a CDS encoding 4-aminobutyrate--2-oxoglutarate transaminase: MKNLELNQRRALATPRGVGVMCDFYADRAENATLWDVEGRQYTDFACGIAVLNTGHRHPRVMQAVIAQLERFTHTAYQIVPYESYVALAERINALVPIDGLKKTALFTTGAEAVENAVKIARAHTGRPGVIAFSGGFHGRTLLGMALTGKVAPYKVGFGPFPSDIYHAPFPCDLHGVSTEQSIQALESLFKTDIDPQRVAAIIIEPVQGEGGFHPAPVDFMQTLRALCDKHGILLIADEVQTGFGRTGKLFAMSHYPVAPDLITMAKSLAGGMPLSAVCGRASIMDAPLPGGLGGTYAGNPLAVAAAHAVIETIEQERLCERATALGKQLKAALQQASQTCPGIADIRGLGSMVAVEFHDPATGQPSAELAKRVQLRAMEAGLILLTCGTYGNTIRFLYPLTIPQAQFDAALVVLTKVLAGIAV, encoded by the coding sequence ATGAAGAACCTCGAACTGAATCAGCGCCGCGCCCTTGCCACCCCCCGCGGCGTCGGCGTGATGTGCGACTTCTATGCAGACCGCGCGGAAAACGCCACGCTCTGGGATGTGGAAGGCCGCCAGTACACCGACTTTGCTTGCGGCATTGCCGTGCTCAATACCGGCCACCGCCATCCGCGTGTGATGCAGGCAGTGATCGCGCAGCTCGAGCGCTTCACGCATACCGCGTACCAGATCGTGCCCTACGAGAGCTACGTGGCGCTGGCCGAGCGCATCAATGCCCTGGTGCCGATCGATGGCCTGAAGAAGACCGCGCTCTTCACCACCGGCGCGGAGGCCGTGGAAAACGCGGTCAAGATCGCGCGCGCGCATACCGGGCGCCCTGGCGTCATTGCATTCTCGGGCGGCTTTCATGGCCGCACCCTGCTTGGCATGGCACTGACCGGCAAGGTGGCGCCTTACAAGGTCGGGTTCGGGCCGTTCCCGTCCGACATCTATCACGCGCCGTTCCCCTGCGACCTGCATGGCGTGAGCACCGAGCAATCCATCCAGGCGCTGGAGTCGCTGTTCAAGACGGATATCGACCCGCAGCGCGTGGCGGCCATCATCATCGAGCCGGTCCAGGGCGAAGGTGGCTTCCACCCGGCGCCGGTGGACTTCATGCAGACGTTGCGCGCGCTGTGCGACAAGCACGGCATCCTGCTGATCGCGGATGAGGTGCAGACCGGTTTCGGCCGCACCGGCAAGCTCTTCGCCATGTCGCACTACCCGGTGGCGCCCGACCTCATCACCATGGCCAAGAGCCTGGCGGGCGGCATGCCGCTGTCGGCCGTTTGCGGCCGCGCCAGCATCATGGACGCGCCGCTGCCCGGTGGCCTGGGTGGCACCTACGCCGGCAACCCGCTGGCGGTGGCCGCCGCCCACGCGGTGATCGAGACCATCGAGCAAGAGCGCCTTTGCGAGCGCGCCACCGCGCTTGGCAAGCAACTGAAAGCCGCGTTGCAGCAAGCCAGCCAGACCTGCCCGGGCATCGCCGACATCCGCGGGCTTGGCTCCATGGTCGCGGTGGAGTTCCACGACCCGGCCACCGGGCAGCCCAGCGCTGAACTGGCCAAGCGGGTGCAGCTGCGCGCCATGGAGGCCGGGCTGATCCTGCTGACCTGCGGCACGTATGGCAACACCATCCGCTTCCTCTACCCCCTGACCATCCCGCAAGCCCAGTTCGACGCCGCACTGGTGGTGCTGACGAAGGTGCTGGCCGGCATCGCCGTATAA
- a CDS encoding asparaginase: protein MKRFARLNTLSALLLAASLTTGIAHAQLAPSAPAAGAPTQASEARKANIVIIGTGGTIAGAGAAATNTAAYQSAVVPVDKIIASVPEISKIANVKGEQVFQIGSESFNNERLLKLGKRVSELLKQPDVDGIVITHGTDTIEETTYFLNLTLKSDKPVVVVGSMRPGTALGADGALNLYDAVLVASSPESRGKGTLAVLNDEIHTGRDVTKSNTFKIETFRSPFGPLGYVVEGRTLYYRLPARPHTMQTEWDIDKIDKLPEVAVVYAYGNVNPASIDAAVKNGAKAIVYAATGNGSVGDYMVEPLKAARAKGVQIVRASRTGGGVVVRNAEQPDDKYDWLVTDDQLPQKARILMALALTKTNDTKELQKIFWKY from the coding sequence ATGAAGCGTTTTGCACGTCTTAATACCCTCAGCGCCTTGCTGCTTGCCGCCAGCCTGACCACCGGCATTGCCCATGCCCAGCTTGCTCCCTCCGCGCCTGCCGCCGGCGCGCCGACACAGGCCAGCGAAGCCCGCAAGGCCAATATCGTGATCATCGGCACCGGCGGCACCATTGCCGGCGCGGGCGCCGCCGCCACCAATACCGCCGCCTACCAGTCGGCCGTGGTGCCGGTGGACAAGATCATCGCCTCGGTGCCGGAGATCTCCAAGATTGCCAACGTCAAGGGCGAGCAGGTCTTCCAGATCGGCTCGGAGAGCTTCAACAACGAGCGCCTGCTCAAGCTTGGCAAGCGCGTCTCGGAACTGCTCAAGCAGCCGGACGTGGACGGCATCGTGATCACCCACGGCACCGACACGATCGAGGAAACCACCTACTTCCTCAACCTCACGCTCAAGAGCGACAAGCCGGTCGTGGTGGTGGGATCGATGCGTCCGGGCACGGCGCTGGGCGCGGACGGCGCGCTTAACCTGTACGACGCGGTGCTGGTGGCGTCCAGCCCGGAGTCCAGGGGCAAGGGCACGCTGGCGGTGCTGAACGACGAGATCCACACCGGGCGCGACGTCACCAAGAGCAACACCTTCAAGATCGAGACCTTCCGCTCGCCGTTCGGCCCGCTGGGCTACGTGGTGGAAGGCCGCACGCTGTACTACCGCCTGCCGGCCCGCCCGCACACCATGCAGACCGAATGGGACATCGACAAGATCGACAAGCTGCCTGAAGTGGCCGTGGTGTACGCCTACGGCAACGTCAATCCGGCCAGCATCGATGCCGCGGTGAAGAACGGCGCCAAGGCGATCGTCTATGCCGCCACCGGCAATGGCAGCGTGGGCGACTACATGGTCGAGCCGCTCAAGGCCGCCCGCGCCAAGGGCGTGCAGATCGTGCGTGCCTCGCGCACCGGCGGCGGCGTGGTGGTGCGCAACGCCGAGCAGCCGGACGACAAGTACGACTGGCTGGTGACCGACGACCAGCTGCCGCAGAAGGCCCGCATCCTGATGGCGCTGGCACTGACCAAGACCAACGACACCAAGGAACTGCAGAAGATCTTCTGGAAGTACTGA
- a CDS encoding dicarboxylate/amino acid:cation symporter: MKANKLTTRIMIAMVLGIVTGYLCNRFVPDAAMAKEIASYFSIVTDVFLRLIKMIIAPLVFGTLVAGIAGMKDASAVGRIGIKALGWFITASLLSLLLGMFFVDLLQPGHALNLPLPEIGTATNLKTSTLNLKDFITHVFPKSVFEAMAQNEILQILVFSLFFGFAIASFKGKVGHHLVASIEELVAIMLRVTDFVMRFAPLGVFAAVAAAITVQGIGVLFTYGKFIGGFYLGLLVLWLVLTAAGYLFLGGRVFTLLKLIREPTILAFSTASSEAAYPKTMEQMEKFGVPNKVTGFVLPLGYSFNLDGSMMYQAFAALFIAQAYNIEMSLTQQITMLLVLMVTSKGIAGVPRASIVVVAATLPMFNLPEAGLLLILGIDQFLDMGRTATNVIGNSIATAVVAKWEGELGVTQDPDAVAALEAGDIAQAPAQQPRAG; the protein is encoded by the coding sequence ATGAAGGCAAACAAGCTCACAACCCGGATCATGATCGCCATGGTCCTGGGCATCGTCACCGGCTATCTCTGCAACCGCTTCGTGCCCGATGCGGCGATGGCCAAGGAGATCGCCAGCTACTTCTCCATCGTCACCGACGTGTTCCTGCGGCTGATCAAGATGATCATCGCGCCGCTGGTGTTCGGCACGCTGGTGGCGGGCATCGCCGGCATGAAAGACGCCAGCGCCGTGGGCCGCATCGGCATCAAGGCGCTCGGCTGGTTCATCACCGCGTCGCTGCTATCGCTGCTGCTCGGCATGTTCTTCGTGGACCTGCTGCAGCCCGGGCATGCACTGAACCTGCCACTGCCCGAAATCGGCACGGCCACCAACCTCAAGACCTCCACGCTGAACCTGAAGGACTTCATCACGCACGTCTTCCCCAAGAGCGTGTTCGAGGCGATGGCGCAGAACGAGATCCTGCAGATCCTGGTGTTCTCGCTGTTCTTTGGCTTCGCCATTGCCTCGTTCAAGGGCAAGGTGGGCCATCACCTGGTGGCGTCGATCGAGGAACTGGTGGCGATCATGCTGCGCGTCACCGACTTCGTGATGCGCTTCGCGCCGCTCGGCGTGTTTGCCGCCGTGGCCGCCGCCATCACGGTGCAAGGCATTGGCGTGCTGTTTACCTACGGCAAGTTCATCGGCGGCTTCTACCTGGGCTTGCTGGTGCTGTGGCTGGTGCTGACCGCGGCGGGCTACCTGTTCCTGGGTGGGCGGGTGTTCACGCTGCTCAAGCTGATCCGCGAGCCGACGATCCTGGCGTTCTCCACCGCCAGCAGCGAGGCAGCCTACCCCAAGACCATGGAGCAGATGGAGAAGTTCGGGGTGCCCAACAAGGTGACCGGCTTCGTGCTGCCGCTGGGCTACTCGTTCAACCTCGACGGCTCGATGATGTACCAGGCGTTTGCCGCGCTGTTCATCGCCCAGGCCTACAACATCGAGATGAGCCTGACCCAGCAGATCACCATGCTGCTGGTGCTGATGGTCACCAGCAAGGGCATCGCCGGCGTGCCCCGAGCCTCGATCGTGGTAGTGGCGGCAACCCTGCCGATGTTCAACCTGCCGGAAGCCGGCCTGCTGCTGATCCTGGGCATCGACCAGTTCCTCGACATGGGCCGCACCGCCACCAACGTCATCGGCAACAGCATCGCCACGGCCGTCGTTGCCAAATGGGAAGGCGAGCTTGGCGTCACGCAGGACCCCGATGCCGTGGCTGCCCTGGAGGCCGGGGACATTGCGCAAGCGCCGGCGCAACAACCCCGGGCCGGCTAG
- a CDS encoding LysR substrate-binding domain-containing protein encodes METKWLEDFLCLAETRSFSRAAADRHITQSAFSRRIMALEEWLGVSLVDRSVHPATLTTAGWLFRRLAADLLRDAYAARALLSSRQPLAESDKVIRFAVAHTLVFTFFPSWLKYLHERFGSLSACVHAVNVPEGVQQLVDDDCDILLGYHHQQLPILLDPNGFPFLMLGVERILPFSAPDKQGQPIFRLPGTSANPLPFMAYSSGAFLGNVVEMILLNAPEPYGLQRCFETHMSEALKAMVVAGHGVGWLPESCVSDEMKEGKLVVAGPASWATSLDIRLYRSAASPKPLVDELWSFISHVRDPQLMLMGKTAESSDCGML; translated from the coding sequence ATGGAAACCAAGTGGCTTGAAGACTTCCTGTGCTTGGCTGAAACGCGCAGTTTTTCGCGCGCGGCAGCCGACCGGCATATCACCCAGTCGGCGTTCAGCCGGCGCATCATGGCCCTTGAGGAGTGGCTTGGCGTCAGCCTGGTCGACCGCAGTGTGCATCCGGCAACGCTGACCACGGCAGGCTGGCTGTTCCGCCGGCTGGCCGCCGACCTGTTGCGTGACGCTTATGCCGCACGCGCGCTGCTAAGCAGCCGCCAGCCCCTTGCCGAGAGCGACAAGGTCATCCGCTTCGCGGTGGCGCACACCCTGGTCTTTACCTTCTTCCCGTCCTGGCTCAAGTACCTGCACGAGCGCTTCGGCTCGTTGAGCGCCTGCGTGCATGCGGTAAACGTGCCGGAGGGCGTGCAGCAGCTGGTGGATGACGATTGCGACATCCTGCTGGGCTACCACCATCAGCAACTGCCGATCCTGCTTGACCCGAACGGCTTCCCGTTCCTGATGCTGGGCGTCGAGCGGATCCTGCCGTTCTCGGCGCCGGACAAGCAAGGGCAGCCGATCTTCAGGCTGCCGGGCACGAGCGCCAATCCGTTGCCCTTCATGGCCTATTCATCCGGGGCGTTCCTTGGCAACGTGGTCGAGATGATCCTGCTCAATGCGCCGGAGCCCTACGGGCTGCAGCGCTGCTTCGAGACCCATATGTCGGAGGCCCTGAAGGCCATGGTCGTGGCCGGGCACGGGGTGGGCTGGTTGCCGGAGAGCTGCGTCAGCGACGAGATGAAAGAGGGCAAGCTGGTGGTGGCGGGGCCGGCCTCGTGGGCAACCAGCCTGGATATCCGCCTGTACCGCTCGGCGGCCAGCCCGAAGCCGCTGGTCGATGAGCTATGGTCCTTTATCAGCCACGTGCGGGACCCGCAATTGATGTTGATGGGCAAGACCGCGGAATCGAGCGACTGCGGGATGCTGTAA
- a CDS encoding NAD-dependent succinate-semialdehyde dehydrogenase → MGHTLTLQRPGLLRSACLIDGEWTGAAGGAVLMVHNPATHDVVGTVPRCGAAETRQAVEAAARALPAWRDLTGKARAAVLRRWADLMLVHQEDLAQLMTAEQGKPLAEARGEIAYAASFLEWFGEEAKRVDGDVLSSPRAGQKMLVLRQPVGVCAAITPWNFPAAMITRKAGPALAAGCTMIVKPAEQTPLTALALAALAEEAGVPRGVLQVVTGDPVQIGGVLCESPVVRKLSFTGSTAIGKLLMAQCAGTVKKLSLELGGNAPLIVFEDADLDRAVDGILASKFRNSGQTCVCANRIYVHDAVYDEVASRLVRAVSALRPGHGIDSDVTQGPLIDADAVAKVESHIADALAHGARVLTGGKRHALGGTFFEPTVVAGATAAMRVAREETFGPLAPLFRFKGDQEVIAMANDTESGLAAYFFSKDMARVWRVAEALEYGMVGINTGLISNEVAPFGGVKQSGLGREGSSYGIDEYLEMKYLCLEAG, encoded by the coding sequence ATGGGACACACCTTGACATTGCAAAGACCCGGGCTGCTGCGCAGCGCCTGCCTGATCGATGGCGAATGGACCGGCGCCGCCGGCGGCGCCGTATTGATGGTGCACAACCCGGCCACCCACGATGTGGTCGGCACCGTCCCGCGCTGCGGCGCCGCCGAAACCCGGCAAGCCGTGGAGGCCGCCGCACGCGCGCTGCCGGCCTGGCGTGACCTGACCGGCAAGGCCCGCGCCGCGGTGCTGCGGCGCTGGGCCGACCTGATGCTGGTGCACCAGGAAGACCTGGCGCAACTGATGACCGCCGAGCAGGGCAAGCCGCTGGCCGAAGCGCGTGGCGAAATCGCCTACGCGGCCTCCTTCCTGGAATGGTTCGGCGAAGAAGCCAAGCGGGTGGACGGCGACGTACTGTCCAGCCCGCGCGCCGGCCAGAAGATGCTGGTGCTGCGCCAGCCGGTGGGGGTGTGCGCGGCGATCACGCCGTGGAACTTCCCCGCCGCCATGATCACCCGCAAGGCAGGCCCGGCGCTGGCCGCGGGCTGCACCATGATCGTGAAGCCCGCCGAACAAACCCCGCTGACGGCGCTGGCGCTGGCCGCGCTGGCCGAAGAAGCCGGCGTGCCCCGTGGCGTGCTGCAGGTCGTCACCGGCGACCCGGTCCAGATCGGTGGGGTTTTGTGCGAGAGCCCGGTGGTGCGCAAGCTGAGTTTCACCGGCTCCACCGCCATCGGCAAACTGCTGATGGCGCAATGCGCCGGCACGGTCAAGAAGCTCTCGCTCGAACTCGGCGGCAATGCGCCGCTGATCGTGTTCGAGGACGCCGATCTCGACCGCGCGGTGGACGGCATCCTGGCTTCGAAATTCCGCAACAGCGGCCAGACCTGCGTCTGCGCCAACCGCATCTATGTGCACGACGCCGTGTACGACGAGGTGGCCAGCCGGCTGGTGCGCGCGGTGAGCGCCCTGCGTCCCGGGCACGGCATCGACAGCGACGTCACGCAAGGGCCGCTGATCGACGCCGACGCCGTCGCCAAGGTGGAAAGCCATATCGCCGACGCGCTCGCCCATGGCGCACGCGTGCTGACAGGCGGCAAGCGCCATGCGCTTGGCGGCACCTTCTTCGAGCCCACGGTAGTGGCCGGCGCCACCGCTGCCATGCGCGTCGCGCGCGAGGAAACGTTTGGCCCGCTGGCACCGTTGTTCCGCTTCAAGGGCGACCAGGAAGTCATCGCCATGGCCAACGACACCGAGTCCGGTCTTGCCGCTTACTTCTTCTCCAAAGACATGGCCCGTGTGTGGCGCGTGGCCGAGGCGCTGGAGTACGGCATGGTCGGCATCAATACGGGGCTGATCTCCAATGAGGTGGCGCCGTTCGGCGGCGTCAAGCAATCCGGCCTCGGCCGCGAAGGCTCCAGCTACGGCATCGACGAGTACCTGGAGATGAAATACCTCTGCCTGGAAGCCGGCTGA